ATCGGTGTCCGGCGCCGCGGCGTCGTGCACCGGGTCCGTCCCTGTGAACGCCCACCGCACACCATCTTGCCCTGCCTGCGAGCGGGCAGCCCGGGCCTCCTTGCGACGTGCCACGTCCGAGAGGCATCTGTGACAGTCACGTTCAATTCCGGCCACTCCACCCGCTCCCCGCGAGCCGGCCGGCCCGATCGCGCCCCGCGGCACCGCCAGTCCGGCGGCGAGCTGCTGCGCGACGACGCGGTGGAGACCCCGAAGACCCGCACCTTCGCCGAGCTCGGCCTGCCCGACGGGCTGCTGCGGGCGCTGTCCGAGCAGGGCATCGACGCGCCGTTCCCGATCCAGTCCGCGACCATCCCGGACGCGCTGGCCGGCCGTGACGTGCTGGGCCGCGCGCAGACCGGGTCCGGCAAGACCCTCGCCTTCGGCCTGGCCATGCTGGCCCGGCTCGACGGCGGCAAGGCCCGCCCGAAGCGGCCGCGCGCGCTGATCCTGGTGCCCACCCGCGAGCTGGCCATGCAGGTGGCCGATTCGCTGACCCCGCTGGCCAAGTCGCTCGGCCTGTGGTGCCGCACCGCGGTCGGCGGGATGTCCTTCACCCGCCAGGCCGACGCCCTGCACCGCGGGGTCGACCTGCTGATCGCCACCCCCGGCCGGTTGTCCGACCACGTCCGCCAGGGCACCGCCTCGCTGGGCGACTGCAACTTCATCGCGCTCGACGAGGCCGATCAGATGGCCGACATGGGGTTCATGCCGCAGGTGCGGGAGATCCTCGACCTCACTCCGCCGGGCGGGCAGCGGCTGCTGTTCTCCGCCACGCTCGACGGTGACGTGGACAAGCTGGTCCGCCAGTACCTGGCCGACCCGGTGACGCATTCGGTCGCACCGTCCACCGCGAGCGTGACCACCATGGACCACCACCTGTTCCAGGTGTCGCACTCGGACAAGCAGGACATCATCACCCGGATCGGGGCGCGCGAGGGCCGCACGATCATGTTCGTGCGCACCAAGCACCACGTGGACCGGCTCACCGAGCGGCTGCGCGAGCAGGGTGTGCACGCGGCGGCGCTGCACGGCGGCAAGACTCAGGGCCAGCGCAACCGGGTGCTGTCGGACTTCAAGGAAGGCCACGCCGCGGTGCTGGTGGCCACCGACGTCGCCGCGCGCGGTATCCACGTCGACGACATCTCCCTGGTGCTGCACGTGGACCCGGCCGCGGACCACAAGGACTACCTCCACCGCGCGGGCCGCACCGCGCGGGCCGGGGCGTCCGGCACCGTGGTCACGCTGGTCACCCGCGACCAGCGCCGCACCGTCAACCGGATGACCGACCGCGCGGGCGTCCGCGCCGCGACCACCATGATCCGCCCGGAGGACGACGACCTGTCCCGCATCACCGGCGCCCGCGAACCCAGCGGCGAGCCGGTCGTGGAGCGACGCCGCGAGACCCCTCGCCGCGGCCGTTTCGGCGACCGTGACGACCGCGGCTACCGCGGTGGCCGTGACGACCGCGGCCCCCGCCGCGGCTCGTACGAGGACCGCGGCCGACGCAGCTACGGCGACGGTTCCCGTGGCCCGCGCGAGGACCGGGGTTACGGCAACGGCTCACGGGAGGACCGGGGTTACGGCTCCGGCTCGCGCGAGAGCCGGGGTTACGGCGATCAGTCCTCCTCCCGCGACGATCGTTCTTACAGCCACCAGGGCTCGCGTGACGACCGCCCCGCCTACGGCCACCAGGGTTCCCGGGACGACCGCCCGCACCACGGCAGCCGGAACTACGGGGACCAGTCCTCCCGCGACAGCCGCCCCGGCTACGGTGGCCGCGGGCGCCAGCAGCGCTTCGGCGGGGGCTCCGGCTCCGGCTCCGGCTCCGGCCGCCCGCAACGCCCCGGCCGCGGCCCGCGCCGCAGCTACGATTCCTGATCCCGTCGCCAGCTGATCAGCCCAGCCGACGCCGCCTACCCAGGCCGCCGCGTCGGCTGGGCTGATCTGTTGTGTTGTGGCCATATACCCAAACCATCCGAACCCACCACCCGGCGACCCATGCCGATGACGAGATCATCTGCTCCAACCAGCTGCCCCGCCTGGTCAACCAGACCAGGTGGCCAGCTCACCCGGCCTGTCCACGCCGCTCGGCCTGACCATCTTGGGCGTCTCCATCTGGGCGTCTCCATCCACACCACCCAGACCGCCCGCCCCATCGAGCCGCCCGAGCCAGACTGCTCACCTGGGCCTCTCAGACCAACCGTCCGGACAGGCGAGCCACCCCGCGGTCCGCGCAGCCAACTGGCCCGATCGGATGGCCCGGCCACTCCCCCGACCATCCGATCCAGCCACATGACGCGGCCATCTGATCAACCCAGGTGATGTAGTCGGCGCATCCCCTTCAGCCGGTAAGGCCTCTCCCGGCCTGACCACGGGAGCTTTACCCACCGTCCTGATCACCAGACCATCCTGATCACCAAAACCCGGTCACGCAGCCAGGTCGTCCGGCCTGCCCATCCCGATTACTCACCCGGAGTCCGGCTATCCGATCCGATCGGCGGAGCCGATCGGCGAGTCCGATTGGATGGTCCGGTTATCCAGCCCGACCATCCAGACCGGCCATCCGGCCTTCAGCCGGTCAGCGTCACCTGGTCTGATCATCTGGTCCTTCCCCGCGATGGGGTACCTGAATGACGCCACCATGCGGGGAACCGTGGGGAAGGAGTTTCCGGGACCAGCAGGGCGATACAGCTGTGGCGGGTCGCACGCTCGGCGAGGTCGGGTGGATGCGACACTGCCAGGCGTGAACGCCTCGCCAGCACTGCCGCCGGACAACGTTTTCGACTGGCTTGACGGTGAGGCCGGGAAGCGGGCGGAAGCAGGACTCACCCGCCGCCTCCGGCCGCGGCCGGCGCAGCCGGACGAGCTGGATCTGGCGGGCAACGACTACCTCGGCCTCGCCAGGGACAAGAGGGTCGCCGGAGCGGCCGCGGCGGCTGCGTTGCGGTGGGGAGCGGGGGCCACCGGGTCCCGCCTGGTGACCGGTTCGACCGAGCTGCACGCGGAGCTGGAGCACGAGCTGGCCCGATTCTGCGGGGCGCAGGCTGCGCTCGTCTTCTCCTCCGGATTCGCGGCAAACCTCGGTGCGGTGACGGCGCTGTCCGGTTCGGAATCCGCGATCGTCAGCGACAAGTACGTGCACGCCTCGCTGATCGAAGGCTGCCGGCTCTCCCGGGCCGATGTGGCGGCGGTTGCGCACTCGACCCCAGACGCGGTCCGCCGCGCGCTGGCCACGCGGCGGAAGCCACGGGCGCTGGTGGTCACCGAATCGATCTTCTCGGTGGACGGCGACCTCGCCCCGCTCGCGGAGCTGGCCGGAATCTGCCGCGAGCACAGCGCGGCGCTGCTCGTCGACGACGCTCATGGCCTCGGTGTGCTCGGCGAGGGCGGCCGGGGCGCGGTGTACGCGGCCGGGCTGTCCGCGGCCCCGGATGTCGTCACCACATGCACGCTGTCCAAAGCACTCGGCGCGCAGGGCGGAGCGGTGATCGGTCCACGCCGGGTGATCCGGCATCTGGTGGAGACGGCGCGCAGCTTCATCTTCGACACCGCGCTGGCGCCCGCGAGTGCCGCCGCGGCGCTGGCCGCGCTGGGCGTGCTCAAGTCCGAACCGGACCTGCCGGCGAAGGCGACCGGCAACGCGGCGAACCTGGCCATGCAGCTGAAGGCCGCCGGGCTGAGCGTCACCCTCCCGGAAGCCGCGGTCATCTCAGTGCGCGCGCCATCCCCGGAAACCGCGGTCGGATGGGCGGAATCCTGTGCCGAGCAAGGAATCCGCGTCGCCTGTTTCCGGCCGCCGTCGGTGCCGGACGGGGTCTCCCGGCTCCGCCTGACCGCCCGCGCCGACCTGACCGAGTCCGATGTGGACCGTGCGGTGAAGGTCGTCACCGCGACCGCGCCCCGCGACGCCACCTGAGCGGAGTCGGCCGCGCGGAGAACACCCCGCGTCCGCCCAAGCCGGTTGGAAGGCCGGCAACCCGGCAACCCGGCAACCCGGCAACCCGGCAACCCGGCAACCCGGCAACCCGGCAACCCGGCAACCCGGCAACCCGGCAACCCGGCAACCCGGCAACCCGGCAACCCGGCAACCCGGCAACCCGGCAACCCGGCAACCCGGCAACCCGGCAACCCGGCAACCCGGCAACCCGGCAACCCGGCAACCCGGCAACCCGGCAACGAAAAGCGAACCACGCGGCCTCAGCCCGCGCAATGGCCAAGTAAGATCAACCAGCACCAGCCGCCCGCCGCATGGTCCGGTGCGGGATGCCGTCCTCCAGAAACTCGTCCCCCTCGGCCACAAAGCCGAACCGCGCGTACAGGCTCTGCGCATAAACCTGCGCGTCCAGGACGAACTCGCCGGTGGCGTGCTCCAGCGCCGCAGTCATCAACTGGGCGGCGAGGCCCCGGCCGCGAGCTGCGCGGGCGGTGACCACCCGGCCGATCCGGCCCACACCACCGGGATCGGCCAGCACCCGCAGGTAGGCCAGGGGGTCACCGTCGTCCCCACTCAGCCACAGGTGCCGGGTGTCCGGATTCAGGTCCCGGCCGTCGAGGTCGGCGTACGCGCAGTCCTGCTCCACGACGAACACCTCGGCTCGCAACCGGAGAATCGCGTAGAGCTGGGCGGCAGTCAGGTCGGGACCGGCCGCGTGGTGCAGGGTCGTCACCCGCCCTGCTTAACACAAGTTAGCCGAACAGCCGCTGCTGGGACTGCGCCGCGATGACTCCGGAGTACGCGGACACCCGGGTGTACACGCCCGGCTTGCCGGCCTTCGCGCACCCGTCGCCGAAGGAGACGATGCCGATCAGCGTGTCGCCGACCATCAGCGGGCCGCCCGAGTCGCCCTGGCAGGCGTCCGTTCCGCCCTGCGGGTAGCCGGCGCAGACCATCTTCGCCGGATCGTAGGTGTCGTACGCACTCTTGCAGCTGCTGTCGCTCACCAGCGGGACGTCCGCGCTGCGCAGGAGGTCGGAACGCTGGCCGCCCTCGGCGAGCCGGCCCCAGCCGAGCACGGTCGCCCGGGTTCCCTCGGCGTAGAGCGACCGCTCGGACGAACCGGCTGGTTTGGCCGGGCGATAGGGCAGCTGCCCGCGCACGCTGAGGACGGCCAAGTCGTCACCTTTCGTCGGATCGGTGAACTCCGGGGAGATCCAGGCCCGCGACACAGCGAGCATCACGCCGTCCGAGCTGCGCTTGTCCTGCCGCCCGGCGACCACGCGCATGTCCGTGGGGGAGATCGCCTTGGCGCAGTGCGCCGCGGTGGCCACCGCCGTCGAGCTGACGATCACCGCGCCGCAGAACTGGTTGCCGCTCTGGTCGGTGAGGTACGCCGCGTACGGGTAGTCGGCCACCGAGGCCTCCCCGCCGCCGACGATCCGCGGCTGCGCGGCCTGGGACCCGCTGGTCCCCGGCGCCGGCTCGTCGGGACCGGTGGCCCACGCCGAGCCGACCGGCACCGCGACCGCGGCGGCGAGCAGCGCCCCCACCACGAGCAGGAGCGGACGGCGGAGTGTGGTGGGCATGGGATTTCCCCTTCGGCCGGTGAATACGTCGTCGAGGCCCGGACGCGCCCGGGAGCCATCCGACTCCGGCGCGTGAACAACGGGGCCGCGATTACCCTAAACGGAGCAGGCCCGAAGCGGTGTCACTGGAACGGGTGGATTCTGCCCGACCGGTGGACGTTTGCTTAGCTGGTGACATGCGTGCGAGAACGGCCGCCGCAGCCGGCGTCCTGGGGGTATCGCTGCTGACCGGATGCGCGGCCCCGGCCCCGGAGCCACCCCCGGCCAGTCCGTTGCGCGCCCCCGGGAATCCGGCGAGCCCGGCAGTTCCGGCAACCCGGACGAGCGGGACACCGCCACCGATCACCTGGCAGGTGGGTGCCCGCCCGCTGCCGCTGCGCCCGGACGGCTTCGGCGAGATCCTGCCCACCCCACCCGAACTGGTGAATCGGGCATTGCCCACCCGGGATCTGCTCCCGCCTCCCGCGAACGATCGGTACGCCGCGAACGTCACCGCGGTGCCCGCCGACGTGCTCGCCCGCAGTACCTGGCTACCCGCGTGCCCCGTCGCTTCGGCCGACCTGCGGTACGTCACGCTCTCCTTCTGGGGTTTCGACGGACGCGCGCACACGGGAGAGCTGCTGGTCCGCCAGGACGCGGCGAAGCCGCTCACCGACGCGTTCGGCGAGCTGTTCGCGCAGCGGTTCCCGATCGAAGAGATGCGGATCACCGCGCCGGCCGAACTCGACGCCGCGCCGACCGGCGACGGGAACAACACGAGCGCCTTCGTGTGCCGTCCGGCACGCGGGCAGACGAACTGGTCCGCGCACGCGTACGGGCTCGCGGTGGACGTCGATCCGTTCTGCAATCCCTATACCAAGGGCGATCTCGTCCTGCCGGAGCTCGCTTCGTCCTATGTGGACCGGAAGAACGTGCGACCGGGCATGGTGCTGGCCGGCGATCCGGTGGTACGGGCGTTCGCGCGGGAGGGCTGGCAGTGGGGTGGCGCGTGGCGGTCGCCGACCGATCGGATGCACTTCACCGCCACCGGCGCATGAGCGGGAACACCCTGGCACGCGGCCCGGTTGACTAGTCTGGACCCCACTGGCTCTCGGAAAGGACCGCTGTGCCGCACTACGACCTGGTGATCGTCGGGACCGGCTCGGGCAACTCCGTCCCCGGCCCGGAATTCGCGGACCGGAAGATCGCGATCGTCGAGAAGGGCGTGTTCGGCGGCACCTGCCTGAACGTCGGCTGCATCCCGACCAAGATGTTCGTCTACGCGGCGGATGTCGCGGCCACCCCGGCCCACAGCGCTCGCTACGGGGTGGACGAGCGGCTCGACGGCGTGCGCTGGCCGGACATCCGGGACCGGATCTTCGGCCGGATCGATCCGATCGCCGAAGGCGGCGCGGAGTACCGGACGAACCACGAGGACAACCGGAACGTCGACGTCTACCGGGGTGAAGGCCGGTTCACCGGCCTGCGGCAGCTGCGCGTGCAATTCCCCGGTGAACGGCCGGACGAGGTGCTCACCGCGGACCGGTTCGTGCTCGCCGCGGGCGGACGGCCGGTGGTGCCGGAGGTGCCAGGGCTGGCCGAGACCGGCTTCCACACCTCCGACACCGTGATGCGGCTGGACGAGCTGCCGGCCCGGATCGTGATCATCGGCGGCGGCTACATCGCGGCCGAATTCGCGCACGTGTTCGCGTCGTTCGGGGTGGCGGTGACCGTGGTCAACCGCTCCGGCGCGTTGCTGCGCCAGGAAGACGAGGACATCAGCGCGCGGTTCACGGAGCTGGCCGCGGAGCGGTTCGACGTGCGGCTGGAGCGCAAGACGCTGCGCGCCCGCCGGACCGCCAAGGGCGTGGCGCTGGACCTCGAAGGTCCCCGCGGCGCCGAGACCGTGGAGGCCGACCTGATCCTCGTGGCCGCCGGGCGCAGGCCGAACTCCGATCTGCTCGACGTGGCCGCCACCGGCGTGGTCACCGACGAGACCGGGCACGTGGTGGTGGACGACTACCAGGAGACCTCCGTCGAGGGCATCTACGCGCTCGGCGATCTTTCGTCGCCGCTGGAGCTCAAGCACGTCGCCAATCACGAAGCCCGCGTGGTGCAGCACAATCTCCTGCACCCGGACGCCCGGATCAAGGCCGACCACCGCTTCGTGCCACACGCGGTGTTCACCGCGCCGCAGGTCGCCTCGGTCGGTCTGACCGAGCGCGAGGCCGTGCGCCGTGGACTGTCCTATGTGGTCTCGAAGCAGGACTACGCGGGCATCGCCTACGGCTGGGCGATGGAGGACACCACCGGCTTCGCGAAGCTGCTCGCCGATCCGGCGACCGGGCAGCTGCTGGGCGCGCACCTCATCGGCCCGCAGGCGTCCACCGTGATCCAGCCGCTGATCCAGGCGATGAGCTTCGGCCTCGACGCGCGGTCGATGGCCCGTGGCCAGTACTGGATCCACCCGGCGATGCCGGAGCTGATCGAGAACGCACTGCTCAACCTTCCGCTGGACTGAGCGCAAGGACCACCACGACGGCGGTCAGACGAAGCGGCGGCGTCCGGCGAGGGCGCCGAACACCATCTGCACCAGCAGCACCGCGAGCAGCACTATCAGCGAGACCTGCCAGCCGCCGGTGACGTCGTGCAGCAGGCCGAACACGAACGGCCCGACCGCGGCGAGCAGGTAGCCGAAGCCCTGCGCCATCCCGGACAGCCGCGCGGTGTCCGCGCCGGTCCGCGCCCGCAGCGCGATCACCGTCAGCGCCAGCGAGAACACGCTCATCCCGATGCCGATCAGCGCGCTCCACAGCAACGGCGACCAGCCCGGCGCGAGGAGCACCCCGGCCAGCCCGGCGGCCCCGCATCCGCCCATCCCCACGATCCACGCGCTCTGGCTGCCCTGGCGCGCCGCGATCGGCGGAATCACCAGGCTGATCGGCACCGCGATAACCGAGATCAGCCCGAGCAGCAGCCCGGCCGCGCTCTTGCTCACCCCGGAGTCGATGAACACCTGCGGCAGCCAGCCCATCACCACGTAGGCGATGAACGACTGCAGGCCGAAGAACGTGGTCACGATCCAGGCCAGCGGGCTGCGCAGCAGGGACCGCCCGGCGCCGTCCGCGGCCGGGCTCGGGGAGCGTCCGCCGCCACGCGTGGCGAGGAACCAGACGAGCAACGCGATCGCGGCCACTACGGCCCACGAGCCGAGCGCGGCCCGCCAACCGCCCAGCGCCGTTTCCAGCGGTGGGCTGAGCGCGGAGCCCGCCGCCCCACCGCCCTGCAGCGCGGCGGTGTAGACACCGGTCATCAGCCCGACCCGCGCCGGGAAGGAATCCTTGATCACCACCGGGATCAGCACGTTGACCAGGGCGATTCCGGCGGTGGCCACGAGGGTGCCGCCGAGCACCACGTAGGGACCGTCGAGCACCCGTACGACCAGCCCGAAGGTGAGGACGCCGAGCGCGAACCCGATCGCCGTGCCGATGCCGAACCGGCGGGAAAGCAGTGGCGCGGCCATCCCGGCAGCGGCGAAGCACAGGCCGGGCACCGTCGTCAGCACGCTCGCCCACAGCGCGGAGGCACCCAGCCCCGTGCGCATTTCGGCGAGCAACGGGCCGACGCTGGTGATGGCCGGCCGTAGATTCAGCGCCGTGAGCACCACCGCGACCGCGAGCAGAACGCCACCCGCGATCACCCCCGGCCGCGTCGCCTCGATCCCGCCCTCCAGCTCCAGTTCGAGCCGGTCGGCGTACGCGGGCGGACGGGCGGCGGAGTCAGGCGAGTCGACGGACACGTGCGCTACTCTGCCATACATAGGATGATTGGATGAAGGGATTTACCTGTGCCGTTGGCCACCACCCGCCGCGCCGGACTCGTCGACCAGGTCATCGACCAGCTGCGCCAGGCGGTCCGGGACGGGGAATGGCCGGTCGGGCACCGGATCCCGACCGAGGCGGAACTCGTCGCCCAGCTCGGGGTCGGCCGCAACACAGTGCGGGAGGCGGTCCGCGCGCTCGCGCACACCGGCATCCTGGAAGTCCGCCAG
This Amycolatopsis sulphurea DNA region includes the following protein-coding sequences:
- a CDS encoding DEAD/DEAH box helicase produces the protein MTVTFNSGHSTRSPRAGRPDRAPRHRQSGGELLRDDAVETPKTRTFAELGLPDGLLRALSEQGIDAPFPIQSATIPDALAGRDVLGRAQTGSGKTLAFGLAMLARLDGGKARPKRPRALILVPTRELAMQVADSLTPLAKSLGLWCRTAVGGMSFTRQADALHRGVDLLIATPGRLSDHVRQGTASLGDCNFIALDEADQMADMGFMPQVREILDLTPPGGQRLLFSATLDGDVDKLVRQYLADPVTHSVAPSTASVTTMDHHLFQVSHSDKQDIITRIGAREGRTIMFVRTKHHVDRLTERLREQGVHAAALHGGKTQGQRNRVLSDFKEGHAAVLVATDVAARGIHVDDISLVLHVDPAADHKDYLHRAGRTARAGASGTVVTLVTRDQRRTVNRMTDRAGVRAATTMIRPEDDDLSRITGAREPSGEPVVERRRETPRRGRFGDRDDRGYRGGRDDRGPRRGSYEDRGRRSYGDGSRGPREDRGYGNGSREDRGYGSGSRESRGYGDQSSSRDDRSYSHQGSRDDRPAYGHQGSRDDRPHHGSRNYGDQSSRDSRPGYGGRGRQQRFGGGSGSGSGSGRPQRPGRGPRRSYDS
- a CDS encoding 8-amino-7-oxononanoate synthase, coding for MNASPALPPDNVFDWLDGEAGKRAEAGLTRRLRPRPAQPDELDLAGNDYLGLARDKRVAGAAAAAALRWGAGATGSRLVTGSTELHAELEHELARFCGAQAALVFSSGFAANLGAVTALSGSESAIVSDKYVHASLIEGCRLSRADVAAVAHSTPDAVRRALATRRKPRALVVTESIFSVDGDLAPLAELAGICREHSAALLVDDAHGLGVLGEGGRGAVYAAGLSAAPDVVTTCTLSKALGAQGGAVIGPRRVIRHLVETARSFIFDTALAPASAAAALAALGVLKSEPDLPAKATGNAANLAMQLKAAGLSVTLPEAAVISVRAPSPETAVGWAESCAEQGIRVACFRPPSVPDGVSRLRLTARADLTESDVDRAVKVVTATAPRDAT
- a CDS encoding GNAT family N-acetyltransferase; translation: MTTLHHAAGPDLTAAQLYAILRLRAEVFVVEQDCAYADLDGRDLNPDTRHLWLSGDDGDPLAYLRVLADPGGVGRIGRVVTARAARGRGLAAQLMTAALEHATGEFVLDAQVYAQSLYARFGFVAEGDEFLEDGIPHRTMRRAAGAG
- a CDS encoding S1 family peptidase, which translates into the protein MPTTLRRPLLLVVGALLAAAVAVPVGSAWATGPDEPAPGTSGSQAAQPRIVGGGEASVADYPYAAYLTDQSGNQFCGAVIVSSTAVATAAHCAKAISPTDMRVVAGRQDKRSSDGVMLAVSRAWISPEFTDPTKGDDLAVLSVRGQLPYRPAKPAGSSERSLYAEGTRATVLGWGRLAEGGQRSDLLRSADVPLVSDSSCKSAYDTYDPAKMVCAGYPQGGTDACQGDSGGPLMVGDTLIGIVSFGDGCAKAGKPGVYTRVSAYSGVIAAQSQQRLFG
- a CDS encoding M15 family metallopeptidase — encoded protein: MRARTAAAAGVLGVSLLTGCAAPAPEPPPASPLRAPGNPASPAVPATRTSGTPPPITWQVGARPLPLRPDGFGEILPTPPELVNRALPTRDLLPPPANDRYAANVTAVPADVLARSTWLPACPVASADLRYVTLSFWGFDGRAHTGELLVRQDAAKPLTDAFGELFAQRFPIEEMRITAPAELDAAPTGDGNNTSAFVCRPARGQTNWSAHAYGLAVDVDPFCNPYTKGDLVLPELASSYVDRKNVRPGMVLAGDPVVRAFAREGWQWGGAWRSPTDRMHFTATGA
- a CDS encoding mycothione reductase, whose product is MPHYDLVIVGTGSGNSVPGPEFADRKIAIVEKGVFGGTCLNVGCIPTKMFVYAADVAATPAHSARYGVDERLDGVRWPDIRDRIFGRIDPIAEGGAEYRTNHEDNRNVDVYRGEGRFTGLRQLRVQFPGERPDEVLTADRFVLAAGGRPVVPEVPGLAETGFHTSDTVMRLDELPARIVIIGGGYIAAEFAHVFASFGVAVTVVNRSGALLRQEDEDISARFTELAAERFDVRLERKTLRARRTAKGVALDLEGPRGAETVEADLILVAAGRRPNSDLLDVAATGVVTDETGHVVVDDYQETSVEGIYALGDLSSPLELKHVANHEARVVQHNLLHPDARIKADHRFVPHAVFTAPQVASVGLTEREAVRRGLSYVVSKQDYAGIAYGWAMEDTTGFAKLLADPATGQLLGAHLIGPQASTVIQPLIQAMSFGLDARSMARGQYWIHPAMPELIENALLNLPLD
- a CDS encoding CynX/NimT family MFS transporter, giving the protein MYGRVAHVSVDSPDSAARPPAYADRLELELEGGIEATRPGVIAGGVLLAVAVVLTALNLRPAITSVGPLLAEMRTGLGASALWASVLTTVPGLCFAAAGMAAPLLSRRFGIGTAIGFALGVLTFGLVVRVLDGPYVVLGGTLVATAGIALVNVLIPVVIKDSFPARVGLMTGVYTAALQGGGAAGSALSPPLETALGGWRAALGSWAVVAAIALLVWFLATRGGGRSPSPAADGAGRSLLRSPLAWIVTTFFGLQSFIAYVVMGWLPQVFIDSGVSKSAAGLLLGLISVIAVPISLVIPPIAARQGSQSAWIVGMGGCGAAGLAGVLLAPGWSPLLWSALIGIGMSVFSLALTVIALRARTGADTARLSGMAQGFGYLLAAVGPFVFGLLHDVTGGWQVSLIVLLAVLLVQMVFGALAGRRRFV